CTGAAAAGAATTCTGTTGCAGCTTCAATCTCGTCTATGGTATACTTTCTGTATCTGACATCTGAATGTGCGAGAGCATCAAGTGCCTTGCTTTTCTCTGCTGATTCTCTATGTGCTTTTTTTTCTGCATTAACTCTTTTTTGTGCTTCAATTTCTGCTATCCTCTGAGCTGCCTCAGCAGCTTCAATGGCTGCTCTGGATTTAGCTTTCTCCTGTTCTACAATTGCCAATGCAGCCTCCTCAGCTAGTCGTGCCTCTTCTAATCTCCGCTCTTCTTCCATTTTCCATAGCTGCAACTCTCTTGCCTGGAATGCAGTCGTTAGTGTATCATAAATTATTCTGAAGGTGGAATAGAAAGTTAGACTGGTACCTTTTGTTTTGCTGTGAGTGCTTCCTTACAGGCTGTACTATACATTTCCATGGTTTGCTTGAGCTCAAGCTTTAGCCTTCTCATTTCATCTTCCACGTCATCAATCGGCTGTGATGCTGTGGAGAGCCTATCACTCTCGTAAGACATTATTGACAACTCTGATGGAGGGCCAAAGTCTATTGATTTCCTTCCATACTGCATGGACTCATAGCTACAGCTGCTGTCCATGTCAGAGACATTGGACAGGCGATTGGTGGTGCGACCTACTTCTGCGGCATCGTAGAAGGCAGGAAACAAGCGGTCAACACTTGGTCTGCCAGAGCTGACAAAAGAAATATCAGTATCTGGAACAGAGAGCTCCCCATATGATTTGGCATTGTATCCTTTCCTAGTGAAGGGGGACTTGAAGAACTCAGACTCATCACTGGATCTTCGAGGTGGCTCCAATGGTGGCCTTTCAGAACCTGATACATTAAATTCCAGGGATATATAAGCAAGAGATATCAACAGAAATGGCAAGGGAAAAGAATGCTAGTATGCAACAAATTAATGACCTTTTCTATTACATGGGATCTGGGGAACTGGCTCCACAGGAGCTGGTTTTGTACTGCCTTGATTAAAAAGTTGGGTATGAAGAGGAGAGGTAGCAGGAGCAGGGCGAGAGGCAGATCGTGTGGATTGAATCTTCCCTTTGGATATGACGTAAACAGTAGAAAAATCGGGTGCTCCCTTTAAAATGCTACCTGGCACATCTGTGACCTTGAATCTTCTGAGGAGAAACTGTAGCTAGGTAaagaaaaagattttttttggggggtgcaatttttataaatggagGAATATTATTCAAGAGAGGTACGTGCCTAAGAAAGCCTGTTTTGTTGGAGGCACCAACAATTAAAGTCTCAATTGCTGCGTGAGAAGCATATTCAATTATAGCTTTTGCAATGTCTGTGTCTTCGAGCACCACATCTTTGCATTGAATCTGGTGTCAATGGATTGAATCTAAATTTACaaattcattctctctctttttaCTAAGAAAATACAATGAAATTAAAATCATTTACATCTTTACGTGAACAAAAGCAGCGGAATGGAAGGAACAGCTCCCTGGTCTGCGGATCTTGGTCCCTGCATGCGAGCATACACTCTGCACTGGCATCTGAAATTCGGTTTAGCCCTGAAACCAAAAACACAAGAACTTTGAGAAAGATTTCAATGTCGTAATATTAAATGTCTGAGCGGGACGTACTCGGGGTAGAAAGGTGATGTGAGGAACCCTGAGACGAGGACTTGACTTTAACATGGATTAGAATAATCCCCTGTCCTCGCTGCAGAACATGGTCAATTGCCCATTTTAAGGCATTTTGGCTGCTTTTGTCCTTGTCTACTGCGACAGCAACTAATCCATTTCCAGATCCTTCCCTTTTCTCTGCATGGGTTCTCGCCATCCACATTCTTAATGTGGCCCGGCGTAACTAGGTACTGCTGGTTACTTTATTTCttgttaaatataaataatatgaaaaaaaaaatgtatatacAGAAAACAAAACACCTTTAGGATCTCTTCTTTCTCTCCCTAGACCAGGAGGACGAGACAGAGAAAGAGAGCCCCCAGTGTGCGTGCTTCAATCGTATGTCAAATCATCTGTTTTTTGTTCTTCGATTCGGCAACAAAAAGAAGAGAGCCTTAGTTGCATCTTTCCTAAATTAGGGGAtcagaactttttctttttttaactgTTCTTGACTTATTCAAAGCATCCATTTCCTCCAGTGTCTCCTAAACTCCTTAATTACCGGCAATGGCAACGCAATGCATTTAGTGGAAGCCCAGCATTGGCGGGCAGTCGGGTCAGGTGCTTAGACTTTGGAAGCTCAGAGATATACTACTAATCAATTCTGCTAGTGTCCGTAACGGATTATGTTGCTTTGCACTAGAGTCCTTTAATTAAATAGATGCAAttcttataataattaatgaatggCGATGAGAATTCGTgctatattattatcactagtATCAATCTCCTCAGTCTCTCAAAAAACCAACAGGCTCTCCTATAATCCACACGCCATATTTGGAGGATCTTCAAACAAGCAAAACATTGCAACAACCCCTTGATCAAGGAAACCAAGGAGACAGCACTACCAAAGGATCAAATTCACTAGCTCAGCTACAAGCAAATTATCACTCTACTCAGATAGTCAGAttaggtatatcatgaggcgcTTTACCAGTTTTACGCCTTCAAATAAAGCCCAAAGCTCCGTTATTAACGAAAACAGCTCTCCCAATGAGCAACACAATACTGATAAGtgattatataatttttctttaagaaaataaacaaattagAAGTCAACTATATTGTTGCCCCTAGTGAAGGAAGCCGCTAATACCGTGGCAATTATATATCaaaacaacttttttttttgttatgacTCTTGTCCGTCGCTAACTTTTTGTGACAAAATTTGTCCTGTCGCTACATGTCGAAAATGCCCCTTTAGATATGCAATCAAAGATAATTGAATTTCAAAAACCCAAATACTGAATTTACTTTTTTACAAACTAAAcaaaattgaattgaaccaatttattttaattttccatTTCTCAGCCGCAAACTAAAAAAGCAAATATTACATATTAgaagaattgaaaaaaataaaataaaacaaaatccttcttcctttctcaaAAACAAAGAACACAAGCAGCCCACCGTTACAGATCACATCCACCAttacagatcataaaaatagaaaaactaaataaaactaaattcttTAGATTTCAAGAAAATCCATTAACACATCTCAAAATGAACTATcaatattatcttaaaattacaaaatcacAAACAAATGAAAAGACAAATAGATCCAGATGCACAAGCAAACAAACCTCTTGACGCTAATTGGCCTTGCCGACTGGAATCCCGACTCGCAACTACGATTGGCTCATAGCAGCAGCGCCCACTTGCAGTAGACTTGCAAATACAATTAGCTCGCAGCAATAATGACTAGCTCACAACAACGCCCGCTTGCAACAGACTCGCAACGACTGGCTCGTAGATACGACAACTAGCTTGGGGTGTGTCGTTCGACCCTCCGCAGTGGACCCAACTCAGTCATGCAAACCCACAAATCCCATTCATGCAAGCAGTGACTGACCTAGAAATTTAAATTAGCGAATCTAATCTCGATTTTCAGcaaaatttttaagtttatttattttacaaaattttttttttaatatagatattaaaaataaaatttatatatataaaattttactagttaaatgaattttctaatctaattttttttaatttaaatagtttaatttattacgactatttaattttatctatatttataatttattttttaaataaaattaatctaactcataatttattaaactcattttttaaaaatttttttctatatttaaataatttatgaaaatattaaataatctaactattattcatagtatttttttaaaaaaataaaaatttatttttcataaatttaaataatctaatataatctaatatataagtttaattgcataaataaaaataattattattaattattattattaaaaagtgattgtaaaaaataaatataaataatttagcttataaatatttttaaaatgaaaaaatattagcATATTTTGAAGTTGAAATATCAAAgattaaaagttaatttttgaATTGAAATAGAATAGAATAGtttattgtataaaaataatatttagtattGTGATTTTATTTATCTTAGAATGATTAttaagtttataaattttaaaaatttattagttcttctttatattaaaattatacgaATAAAAACAtcactatattttaaaaagttaagttgtttagtaatttattaaaaaattattagtaaaaatttatttaaacttggtaaaaaaataaataatataaatattttacaatatgcatatttaaaatgatatgaattaaaaatataaatatttaatataggtagtgatataatttttaaatagaaatgaattaataaatttttttaagatttagagatttaataataagtttttatttatttatttagagtttaaaaaaattaattgaaaacacttagataatttaaaaaatttcaaagactaaatactaaataatatttatatttaaaattatatgaaataaaaatataaatatttaatatagattaatggtataatttttaaatagtgataaactaataaattttttaaaaatttagagatttaataatagtttttatttaaaatttaaaaaaaaaattatctaaacgCATATTgataatttagaaaattttaaaggaTCACAtcgtatttaaaattatataaattaaaaatataaatagatgaaataatacatttttaaaaaatttaataataagttttttatttatttaaaattaaaaaattatctaaataattataagtaatttaaaaaatttcagaatGTTCATGACCCTTTATCCCACCCTGAATCCGTCGATGCTtgcaaggaagaaaatggaaaaaaagaGAAGGGATTGCGACTCGAAAGTAGAAGAAATAGTATGGGATTGTTTTGTAGATGAGATGAGGAAAAAGGAGGAAGGAGATGAAGGGCTGTTCGTAGTTTGAGCTACGGAGGAAGACAAATGATCTTAAAACGTAGGGCTGTTCGGTTTAACGGTCATATACATTTGATAGATATGATATAGCTAATAAGCGACTAAAACATTTTAAACTTTgttaaaatatgtaaaatttatgttattaatatgtaaaataaggaataatatatatatatatatatatatatatataattaataatttattatataatatacacagtattaaaaaatataattgcatatataatataattttttaatgtatatgtgtatttttataatatttatatttattttataaatatatataatttattaatatatattaaaatttattttattataaaaatttataattaataattattaaaaaaataattattttgaaggAGGCTAAAATGGTTCAGGTGGCATGGCATTTATATTTCGTTGCTTGGCAACCAAGTGGTTTAGGATGAGTAACTGCCAACACAGATGGTAATGTGAATTCTCATGATGGAGGTTGTGTTGGAACTATTTTGGTCGTTGGTTTGGTAGTTTTACGCTTGTTTTGGATAGATGTGATTCTTTTGAAGTGGTCGCTAGTTTAACGGTTTTACGCTTGCTTTGGATATATGTAATTCTTTTGAAGCGGAGTTGTGGGAGATTTATAGTGTTTTAAGGTTGGTTTGGGACAGAGGTAGGAAGAAGATTGAATTACAATCAGCTGCTGTGGCTTTAGTGCAAAGAAAAGGTCAATGAGTTTTCAGAATTGCtaatttattaagaaatatCAATAGTTTTTTGTAGTAAAATTGGGAGGTGAAAGTTAAAAAGATTTTTAGAGAAATTAATAGTGTTGTGGATCATTTTGCGAGATTAGCAGTGACAGGAGAGACTGAATTTGTGTGGTTGAATAATCCTGCTAAATGCAGATTGTATTGAAATTGTTTGgtctaaattaatataattgaacCTCTCCctcctataaaaaaaaataaatttggttaagtttattaacttttcactcaattaatcaaattaaattaaaaaattaattttttataaaataataaaatcaatataaaactaaacaataaaaaatgtgaattaaatcaatttattcGATTTAATTGTCGATTAAAATCGAGGTCCACCTCTAGTTATAGGTAtgcaaattatattattatattgtaaattaattaaaacactaattaaaatatcaaaaccaACGCtatttattcattaaaaaaagaattttttttaattaacactCCTTATacgttaattaataaaaaaaaataaaaacaacatGTTGTGATAATCTAATTACAATAATAAACCAAGTTTATCATGTTGTGATAAtctaattaaaatgtttaaatattagtataatttgcTAAACTTTCAGAATTCGTAAAAGACTTAtccaattttttaattaataaattgttaattcatatttaaatcTTGGTATAATTTgctaaaatttcagaattcgtAAAAGGCTTAtccaattttttaattaatacattGTTAATTTCATATCacgataataaatattaaaattaattgtaaaaattttatagtaatattaattttattgttatataaattaacatatagtaataatataaataattgattagtgataaaaaaatacaataatcatgaaaatgatggatattaataaaaaaaataacagcAATATTTATTtcgtcaataatttttttttattgcaaaatagaTGCAGCTATAATTTTATAGTATCTACCTATAgcctttatattataaatactatAAACTAATATTTTTGGTAGTAAAAATTTTTTGCTTTTAAGCTCTATTGGTTttaggaaaataatttttatttaaaaattatttttttatgaaaaatattttctaataaaataaattattttttattgtttaattttaatctaaaaaataaaatatattaatataacttatgtatagaaattttaataagatattcaaaatgcaaaaaataattttttttttcaactaacTTAATTTTTCTGGTAATTaggaaaataatttttgttaaatttttcttgaatatcccaaaaaataaaatttatttttcttgaaaaattatttttatcaaacaAACGGagctttaattttattattttttttatagcgATCTTCCTTGAGTTGGATTTGTAATTGGTATTTTTGATATACTGGTTTGCTATTTGAGTTTTTTAACTATAAAAGATTGTGTTCATTATAAATCAAGTTGGGATTTATCATTTAGgtctatataaatttaatgatcAGGtgggttatatatatatatatacatatcgaACAGTTTTGTATTGGTATAGAAATCATATGTATGAGAACTTTAGgtcaaattcaaaattaattttaatttgattttgccAACTAATAAGTGAATACCATCTGATAAAATGTATAAATTTCTAATATATCGTACCATAAATGCAGATCTTCATGCCTGTTGCTACCTATTACTAGAAATGTCAATTTTTGTCTCAATTTACAAATTTAAGCTCTTTGCCAGCCTCTTCCTCGTAGTACTTATCTTCTATGTTTGCGAAGATGAGAAGAGAATTGGTAATTCAAAAGCTTTCGCTAAGTTAAAACAAAGAccgtagtttttttttttttagaaaaaaaaaaaaggaataaaatttgtttttttttttttttttggaaaaaatcatGTCCATCCTCATGAACCTTGGGATGTCTCTTGATTCTCTGTACATGTTGGGAAATAAAAACCTTTGCATAAAGAGGTTATTCATGATTCAGATAAATCATGAACACATTTTCCCCCTTTTAGCCGGATCAATCATGTCTGTGATTCTACAGTATTCGAAGGATTTCTTGAGCTTACATCAGACAAGTTTGCATCGCTCTGCCAAGAAAATAACCAACCAACAAGACGTTAATGGGTACAAGactaattagaaattaatttctaaGTATATGTAACTTGATTAGTGTGTGTTCAAGTTCAGTGTGTTGATATACTCATGCAtttgttattaattttgattcatGTCATTAATAGGATTCATATACTGAGTTGATGTGCTTGTAATCCTATAAATGCCTAACAGAAACGAAGTGTTACTAATTGCTTTAACATTATACTTACTAGTTGGACAGAAACTTGGCTGGAGCTGCGAGAGTGGCCAGGACCATTGGTTGGCAATTCCGGACGCATGGCTTCTTCTGCAATCGCTCTCAACCTCTCGAGTTCTGGCAATATGACCGTGCCAAGGTCTGGTCTGTCTTTCCGTCTTAACTCTGCACACTTGAGAGCTAGTCTTGCAAAGCACTTGGCCTCTTCAATTGGCCAATCGAGGACTGCTGGATCTAGCATCTGGGCAAACGTATCCTTATCAAGGGAGCGGTCTACATGGTGAGTCAACCCCATCGGCGGTTTGGATGTTAATATCTGTAGAAACATGACCCCAAGGGAGTATATGTCTGACTTTATGCCCAGCATGCCTGTCTGCTGATATTCTGGATCTATATAGCAAAAAGTCCCGGCGGTGGATGTCATGCGATATTGCGTCACAGTGTCAGCCACCGATGGCGGTACGAGCCTCGCCAACCCAACGTCACTAATCTTGCTCACAAAGTTGCGGTCAAGCAAGATGTTGGCAGGCTTTAGGTCGCGGTGCACCAGTGGCTCTGGTTTTGTTTGGTGTAGGAACATCAATCCAGTTCCTATCTCAGCTGCAATTCGGAACCTCATCTGCCAAGACAGAACTGGAGTGTTTCCTCGTCGAAAGAGACGGTCCTCTAAGCTACCATTGGCCATGTACTCATACACTAAGCATCCATATTCTGGACAGGCTCCCAAGAGAAGGACCATGTTAGGGTGTCTTATGCAACTGAGCACCTCAACCTGCAAAAGGTAGTGATCATAAGTTGAACATATAAACAGGCGCATTCGCCCTTAAAAAACTTTCTAAGAACTACCTGCACCTGCAAGCTGCAGACAACATACCTCTTGTTGAAATTGCGACCTTCCTTGAGCTGCATCTGGACGTAAAACCTTAATTGCCACCGGTGTATGGTCTAGATAACACTTGTATACAGGTCCATAACCTCCCTCCCCAATCTTGCGAGTTGCTGAAAAGAATTCTGTTGCAGCTTCAATCTCCTCTATAGTATACTTTCTGTATCTAACATCTGAATGTGCGAGAGCATCAAGtgccttttttttctcttctgatTCTTTATGTGCTTTCATTTCTGCATTAACTCTTTTTTGTGCTTCAATTTCTGCTATCCTCTGAGCTGCCTCAGCAGCTTCAATGGCTGCTCTGGATTTAGCTTTCTCCTGTTCTGCAATTGCCAATGCAGCCTCCTCAGCTAGTCGTGCCTCTTCTAATCTCCGCTCTTCTTCCATTTTCCATAGCTGCAACTCTCTTGCCTGGAATGCAGTTGTTAGTGTATCATAAATTATTCTGAAGGTGGAATAGAAAGTTAGACTGGTACCTTTTGTTTTGCTGTGAGTGCTTCCTTACAGGCTGTACTATACATTTCCATGGTTTGCTTGAGCTCAAGCTTTAGCCTTCTCATTTCGGCTTCCACGTCATCCATCGACTGTGATGCTGTGGATAGCCTATCACTCTCGTAAGACATTGATAACTCTGTTGGAGAGCCAAAGTCTACTGATTTCCTTCCATACTGCAAGGATTCATAGCTAAGGCCACTGTCCATGTCAGAGACATTGGAAAGGCGGTTGGTGGGGCGACCTACTTCTAGGACATCATAGAAGGCAGGAAACATGCGGTCAACACTTGGTCTGCCAGAGCTGACAAAAGAAATATCAGTATCTGGAACACAGAGCTCTCCATATGATTTGGTATTGCCTTTCCTAGTGAAGGGGGACCTGAAGGACTCAGACTCATCATTGGATCTTCGAGGTTGCTCCAATGGTGGCTTTTCAATAGCTGATCCATTGAGTTCAATGGATTTATAAGCAAGAGATATCAACAGAAACGGCAAGGGAAAAAAATACGAGTATGCAACTAATTAATTACCTTTTTTATTACTACATGGTATCTGGGGAACTGGCTCCACAGGAGCTGGTTTTATACTGCCTTGATTAAGAAGTTGGGTATGAAGAGGAGAGTTAGCAGGAGCAGGGCGAGAGGCAGATCGTGTGGATTGAATCTTCCCTTTGGATATGACGTAAACAGTAGTAAAATCGGGCGCTCCCTTTATAATGCTACCTGGCACGTCTGTGACTTTGAATCTTCTGAGAAGAAACTCTAGCTAGGTAAAGAAAAGGAATTTTCGTGGTGTAATTTTTCTAATGAGAAGGAAAATTATTGAAAAGGGGTGCGTACCTAAGGAAGCCTGATTTGTTGGAAGCACCAATGACTAAAGTCTCAATTGCTGAGTGATTAGCGTATTCAATTAGAGCTCTTGCTATGTCTGATTCTTCGAGCACCACATCTTTGCATTGAATCTGTTTGTCAAAGGAATTGTGTTTAAATTAACcaatttctttctctcttttacaagaaaactgtgaaattaaGACCACGTACATCTTTACGCGTACAAAAGCAGCGGAATGGAAGGAATAGCTCCCTGGTGTGGGGATCTGGATCCTTGCACACCAACGGACACTCTCCACTGGCATCTGCAATTTGGTTCGCCCCTGAAACCAAAAACCCAACAACTTTGAGAAAGACTTTTCatatctgaataaatattaGTGTTTTGAGGGGGACTGCGCATACTCGAGTTAGAAAGGGAGTAACCATGAGAGGACTTGGTTTTGACGTGGATCAGAACAACCGTCGAACCTCGCTGCAGAATGTGGTCGATTGCCCATTTCAGGGCATTTTGGCTGTTTTTATCCTTGTCTATTGCCACAGCCACTAATCCATTTCCATATCCTTCCCTTTTCTCTGTTTGGGTTCTCGCCATCCACATATCTTCAATCTTGCTTTCTGTATATAttgatttccttgtttcttgtttttgtttttaaatataaatagtaagTAAAGACTAAACAGCTTTAGGATCTCTTCTTCCTCTCCCAAGACCAGTGGgacaagagagagagaaagaatccCTGGTTTGCGCACTTCAATTGTCTGTTAAGTTATTTGTTTTTAGTTCATATATTTGGCAACGAAAAGAAGATAGCCTTAATTCTAAATTAGAGGGCCGGAACTCTTTTTTTAACTGTTTTTTGACTTGTTCAAATCACCCAATTCCTTAAATCTCTCCTCACCTCCTTAATTACGGACTAGTGAAATGCAATTACCGAACGCCCATCATTGGCGGGTAACAGGTCAAGGTTCTTTGACCTTGAAATCATTATccattacaatctatttatgaATACTCAGATTATATATACAATGTACATGAAGAATCCTTGCTTGGGAATTTTTGTGTGAGTGTGTCTGGTGGTAATTTCTTTTAATCACGAACTTACTTGATCGAATTTCTACCAAACCAAACAGAGGAGGTTTGTTTATAGAAAAACCTTGTCTATGAAGAAGCCCCCATAGATTCCTGCCaagttctttatttttattttaacttttgctACTCTTGATAAAAGAGCAGTCGGAACCAAACACATTTTCTAAgatttgtaaattttaaaaacttctCGTTACCTTAAAAAAATCTTTTCCTAAACAAAGGTCAGTAAACCCCCTCTGTGATTGGTATCCAACCACGTATTAAATGCCATTGACGTGGACCCGTGATCTTGGCAACCTCCCAATCACCTACTAATCCGCATGCCAGCAGCATAAACATTTCGGTTTCAAAgtgaattaattaaatgaagAAAATAGCTTTGGCCATCTTGGCTGCATGAAGCAacgaatatataaaatattatttgatgaGTTGCAACAACGAAGAAATCGGAAAAGGTCCTTGTCTAGTTCTCTTTATTCCTGACTTGATTGAAAATTTGAAGCTTCTAGTAAAAGGCTTTGAGTGTAGAGGACTCACGGGATAAAGCCAGGTTTTTAGTTTTTACAGCTTGTTCTCGGCTCCTCATATCATTCAAGTTGCAGATGGAGTTGTTCACTAatgttctcttttcttttttctttttcttttttggtaaGGAGTTCACTAGATGTTTCTTTCTCGTCGGAAAAGAAAGAggcattaatttatattttattattaaattaattgctGAAATGGTTAGTCATAAAGTTGTTATTATATATGTAAGAGAACACATAACTAAAAATGGGAACAAATTATCCAAGTAATTACCACCACATTTTTGCACTTAGCATATCATGActttttgatttaattaattttaactgtctCTACTCATTTTTAGTAAACAACTTTGCCTTTAAAAAGTATGTATTAATCAACCGATACCGTTTAGGAATATAAGGTGGTTTCTTCTTCATAGAAAGGCATATTaagtttttggaaaaaaaaaaaagaaaaaagaaaggcaTATTAAGCTAGCTTATACACCCACGCAAAGACGttgcattattattttaaaaaaaaaaaaaggccaaaatgtttttttttttgtgtgtgcgTGTGCGCGCGCGCGTGTATATATACACTCACAGAATCACAGGCTACTTGCCGCTGGCTGCTGTACAAAAGGCCGTCCAACCATGCCCACCTCCACCACTTCTGATGAAACCCATATCGATGTTCAATTCTCCGATCGACGTGTGACGATGGGGTTACCTGATCAAA
The genomic region above belongs to Manihot esculenta cultivar AM560-2 chromosome 3, M.esculenta_v8, whole genome shotgun sequence and contains:
- the LOC110610562 gene encoding U-box domain-containing protein 35 isoform X2; its protein translation is MWMARTQTEKREGYGNGLVAVAIDKDKNSQNALKWAIDHILQRGSTVVLIHVKTKSSHGYSLSNSRANQIADASGECPLVCKDPDPHTRELFLPFRCFCTRKDIQCKDVVLEESDIARALIEYANHSAIETLVIGASNKSGFLRFKVTDVPGSIIKGAPDFTTVYVISKGKIQSTRSASRPAPANSPLHTQLLNQGSIKPAPVEPVPQIPCSNKKAIEKPPLEQPRRSNDESESFRSPFTRKGNTKSYGELCVPDTDISFVSSGRPSVDRMFPAFYDVLEVGRPTNRLSNVSDMDSGLSYESLQYGRKSVDFGSPTELSMSYESDRLSTASQSMDDVEAEMRRLKLELKQTMEMYSTACKEALTAKQKARELQLWKMEEERRLEEARLAEEAALAIAEQEKAKSRAAIEAAEAAQRIAEIEAQKRVNAEMKAHKESEEKKKALDALAHSDVRYRKYTIEEIEAATEFFSATRKIGEGGYGPVYKCYLDHTPVAIKVLRPDAAQGRSQFQQEVEVLSCIRHPNMVLLLGACPEYGCLVYEYMANGSLEDRLFRRGNTPVLSWQMRFRIAAEIGTGLMFLHQTKPEPLVHRDLKPANILLDRNFVSKISDVGLARLVPPSVADTVTQYRMTSTAGTFCYIDPEYQQTGMLGIKSDIYSLGVMFLQILTSKPPMGLTHHVDRSLDKDTFAQMLDPAVLDWPIEEAKCFARLALKCAELRRKDRPDLGTVILPELERLRAIAEEAMRPELPTNGPGHSRSSSQVSVQLSDANLSDVSSRNPSNTVESQT
- the LOC110610562 gene encoding U-box domain-containing protein 35 isoform X1 → MWMARTQTEKREGYGNGLVAVAIDKDKNSQNALKWAIDHILQRGSTVVLIHVKTKSSHGYSLSNSRANQIADASGECPLVCKDPDPHTRELFLPFRCFCTRKDIQCKDVVLEESDIARALIEYANHSAIETLVIGASNKSGFLRRFKVTDVPGSIIKGAPDFTTVYVISKGKIQSTRSASRPAPANSPLHTQLLNQGSIKPAPVEPVPQIPCSNKKAIEKPPLEQPRRSNDESESFRSPFTRKGNTKSYGELCVPDTDISFVSSGRPSVDRMFPAFYDVLEVGRPTNRLSNVSDMDSGLSYESLQYGRKSVDFGSPTELSMSYESDRLSTASQSMDDVEAEMRRLKLELKQTMEMYSTACKEALTAKQKARELQLWKMEEERRLEEARLAEEAALAIAEQEKAKSRAAIEAAEAAQRIAEIEAQKRVNAEMKAHKESEEKKKALDALAHSDVRYRKYTIEEIEAATEFFSATRKIGEGGYGPVYKCYLDHTPVAIKVLRPDAAQGRSQFQQEVEVLSCIRHPNMVLLLGACPEYGCLVYEYMANGSLEDRLFRRGNTPVLSWQMRFRIAAEIGTGLMFLHQTKPEPLVHRDLKPANILLDRNFVSKISDVGLARLVPPSVADTVTQYRMTSTAGTFCYIDPEYQQTGMLGIKSDIYSLGVMFLQILTSKPPMGLTHHVDRSLDKDTFAQMLDPAVLDWPIEEAKCFARLALKCAELRRKDRPDLGTVILPELERLRAIAEEAMRPELPTNGPGHSRSSSQVSVQLSDANLSDVSSRNPSNTVESQT